The following proteins are co-located in the Anaeromicrobium sediminis genome:
- a CDS encoding DUF4489 domain-containing protein: MASCINYYKKDHRRKECDYWDDCRYDDYSDCCDKKKFDHRKKKLDCDPCDPKDREKGKNCIPILECGQSADQPLPTELALTDTPVPLATVTINTKCLCKPCVKIEYSSIITLTGVTDFIDGFIDLKFRLCKKCKKGQKKELQRWEYRHNDVDPGETWKDSFTVTFCECLDCFDEDCCQYTIELIEAAPALTPNNTPRVLYNITNRDISALAACKSPC, encoded by the coding sequence ATGGCATCATGTATTAACTACTATAAAAAAGATCATAGAAGAAAAGAATGTGATTATTGGGACGATTGCAGATATGATGATTATAGCGATTGTTGTGATAAGAAAAAATTTGATCATAGAAAAAAGAAATTAGATTGTGATCCTTGTGATCCTAAAGATAGAGAAAAAGGTAAAAATTGTATACCAATTTTAGAATGTGGACAATCGGCAGATCAACCTTTACCAACTGAACTAGCCCTTACCGATACCCCAGTTCCATTAGCAACTGTTACTATTAATACTAAATGTCTATGTAAGCCATGTGTAAAAATTGAGTATTCTTCAATTATTACTCTTACTGGCGTTACTGATTTTATTGATGGTTTCATAGATTTAAAATTTAGATTGTGTAAAAAGTGCAAAAAAGGTCAAAAGAAAGAACTACAAAGGTGGGAATATAGGCATAATGATGTGGACCCAGGTGAAACATGGAAAGATTCATTTACAGTTACTTTCTGTGAGTGTTTAGATTGTTTTGATGAGGATTGCTGCCAATATACAATAGAGCTAATTGAAGCTGCTCCTGCTCTTACACCCAATAATACTCCAAGAGTTTTATATAATATTACCAATAGGGACATTTCAGCATTAGCTGCTTGTAAATCTCCTTGCTAA
- a CDS encoding DUF4489 domain-containing protein, with the protein MASCINHCRKDHRRKECDYWDDCRYDDYSDCCDKKKFDHRKKKLDCDPCDPKDREKGKNCIPILECGQSADQPLPTELALTDTPVPLATVTINTKCLCKPCVKIEYSSIITLTGVTDFIDGFIDLKFRLCKKCKKGQKKELQRWEYRHNDVDPGETWKDSFTVTFCECLDCFDEDCCQYTIELIEAAPALTPNNTPRVLYNITNRDISALAACKSPC; encoded by the coding sequence ATGGCATCATGTATTAACCACTGTAGAAAAGATCATAGAAGAAAAGAATGTGATTATTGGGACGATTGCAGATATGATGATTATAGCGATTGTTGTGATAAGAAAAAATTTGATCATAGAAAAAAGAAATTAGATTGTGATCCTTGTGATCCTAAAGATAGAGAAAAAGGTAAAAATTGTATACCAATTTTAGAATGTGGACAATCGGCAGATCAACCTTTACCAACTGAACTAGCCCTTACCGATACCCCAGTTCCATTAGCAACTGTTACTATTAATACTAAATGTCTATGTAAGCCATGTGTAAAAATTGAGTATTCTTCAATTATTACTCTTACTGGCGTTACTGATTTTATTGATGGTTTCATAGATTTAAAATTTAGATTGTGTAAAAAGTGCAAAAAAGGTCAAAAGAAAGAACTACAAAGGTGGGAATATAGGCATAATGATGTGGACCCAGGTGAAACATGGAAAGATTCATTTACAGTTACTTTCTGTGAGTGTTTAGATTGTTTTGATGAGGATTGCTGCCAATATACAATAGAGCTAATTGAAGCTGCTCCTGCTCTTACACCCAATAATACTCCAAGAGTTTTATATAATATTACCAATAGGGACATTTCAGCATTAGCTGCTTGTAAATCTCCTTGCTAA